Proteins encoded by one window of Aptenodytes patagonicus chromosome 9, bAptPat1.pri.cur, whole genome shotgun sequence:
- the TENT5D gene encoding terminal nucleotidyltransferase 5D: MTEDLDHRFSSLTWDQIKILDQVLAEVIPIHGRGNFPTLDVKPKDIIHVVKEQLIEKQINVRDIRLNGSTASHILVKQNGTSYKDLDIIFGVELPSELEFQVVKEAVLNCLLDFLPKCVNKEKITAQTMKDAYVQKMVKVSTDHDRWSLISLSNNSGKNVELKFVNSLRRQFEFSVDSFQIILDSILNVYRATDCKLTEDSHPTVIAESMYGDFNEAMDHLKYKLISTRSPEEIRGGGLLKYSNLLVRDFKPADEAEIKSLERYMCSRFFIDFPDVAEQQRKIESYLRNHFIGEEKSKYDYLMTLRGVVNESTVCLMGHERRQTLNMITILALKVLGEQNIIPNAANVTCYYQPAPYISDRNFSNYYIAHGQPPIIYQPYPFHIQMQSGMV; the protein is encoded by the coding sequence ATGACTGAGGACTTAGACCACAGATTCAGTAGTCTCACCTGGGATCAGATTAAAATCCTGGATCAAGTTTTAGCTGAGGTCATACCTATTCATGGGAGAGGAAATTTTCCAACGCTGGATGTAAAGCCGAAGGATATCATTCACGTGGTAAAGGAACAGCTCATTGAAAAGCAAATCAACGTTAGAGATATCCGCCTGAACGGTTCGACAGCCAGTCACATCCTAGTGAAGCAGAACGGAACCAGTTACAAGGACCTAGACATCATTTTTGGGGTGGAACTTCCAAGTGAGCTCGAGTTCCAGGTTGTTAAGGAAGCAGTTCTTAATTGCCTATTGGACTTCTTGCCAAAATGTGTTAATAAGGAAAAAATCACTGCTCAGACCATGAAAGATGCCTACGTGCAGAAGATGGTCAAAGTCTCCACCGACCACGATCGCTGGAGTCTCATCTCGCTGTCAAACAACAGCGGCAAGAATGTAGAATTAAAGTTCGTCAACTCGCTCAGACGGCAGTTTGAGTTTAGCGTGGACTCCTTCCAAATCATACTGGACTCCATACTAAATGTTTACAGAGCAACAGACTGCAAACTGACAGAAGACTCTCACCCCACTGTCATCGCCGAGAGTATGTATGGAGACTTCAACGAAGCAATGGACCACTTAAAATACAAACTGATTTCCACAAGGAGCCCGGAAGAAATCAGAGGAGGTGGCCTCCTGAAGTACAGCAATCTCCTGGTTCGTGACTTTAAGCCAGCAGATGAGGCTGAAATTAAATCTCTGGAACGTTACATGTGCTCCAGGTTCTTCATTGATTTTCCAGATGTTgctgagcagcagaggaaaattgAGTCATATCTGCGCAACCACTTCAttggggaagagaaaagcaagtatGACTACTTGATGACTCTGCGTGGAGTTGTAAACGAGAGCACAGTCTGTCTCATGGGACATGAACGAAGACAAACTCTGAATATGATCACAATTCTGGCTTTAAAAGTACTCGGAGAACAAAATATCATCCCAAATGCAGCCAATGTAACATGCTATTATCAGCCTGCTCCATATATCAGTGACAGAAACTTCAGCAATTACTACATTGCTCACGGACAACCACCTATCATCTACCAGCCATACCCATTTCACATACAAATGCAAAGCGGCATGGTTTAG